In Corythoichthys intestinalis isolate RoL2023-P3 chromosome 11, ASM3026506v1, whole genome shotgun sequence, a single genomic region encodes these proteins:
- the ppid gene encoding peptidyl-prolyl cis-trans isomerase D, which produces MSHPAPTNKPSNSENPRVFFDVDIGGARAGRIVLELFVDITPKTAENFRALCTGEKGLGKTTGKPLHFKGCPFHRIIKKFMIQGGDFSNQNGTGGESIYGEKFEDENFHYKHDQVGLLSMANAGPNTNGSQFFITTVPTPHLDGKHVVFGQVLKGMGVVKMLEAVDTNDDNPVKPCVIADCGEHKDGDSWGAAPSDGTGDVHHDFPEDSDVNFKDVDKVLFVAEDIKKIGNNLFKSQDWNAAVNKYSKALRYLEVCGEVLEENEGEESPAQKKLEPAVLSCYLNTAACKLKLQMWQEAMDSCNEALELDNSNTKALFRRAQAWQGLKEFSQAMTDLKTAQGIAPEDKAISNEMKRVQLQVQQEKEREKKIYAKMFA; this is translated from the exons atgtctcACCCAGCGCCAACCAACAAGCCGTCTAATTCAGAAAACCCTCGAGTTTTCTTTGACGTAGACATCGGCGGTGCTAGAG CCGGCCGAATAGTATTGGAGCTGTTCGTAGACATCACTCCAAAGACAGCGGAGAACTTCCGAGCCCTCTGTACAGGAGAGAAAGGCCTGGGAAAGACCACCGGAAAACCTCTACACTTTAAAGGATGTCCTTTCCACAGAA TCATCAAGAAGTTTATGATCCAGGGAGGAGACTTCTCCAACCAGAACGGTACCGGTGGCGAGAGCATCTACGGCGAGAAGTTTGAGGATGAGAACTTCCACTACAAG CATGACCAAGTGGGCCTGCTGAGCATGGCCAACGCCGGGCCCAACACCAACGGCTCGCAGTTCTTCATCACCACAGTGCCCACGCCGCACCTTGACGGCAAGCACGTGGTCTTCGGCCAGGTGCTGAAGGGAATGGGCGTAGTCAAAATGCTGGAGGCCGTCGACACCAACGACGACAATCCCGTCAAG CCTTGCGTGATCGCCGACTGCGGCGAGCACAAGGATGGCGACAGCTGGGGTGCCGCCCCGAGCGACGGGACGGGCGATGTCCATCACGACTTCCCAGAGGACTCTGATGTCAACTTCAAAGAT gtGGACAAAGTTTTGTTTGTAGCTGAGGACATTAAGAAGATTGGAAACAACCTTTTTAAGAGTCAAGATTGGAACGCCGCTGTGAACAAATATAGCAAAGCTCTTAG GTATTTAGAGGTGTGCGGTGAAGTTTTGGAAGAGAATGAGGGCGAGGAGTCTCCGGCGCAAAAGAAGCTGGAGCCCGCCGTGCTCAGCTGCTACCTCAACACTGCCGCCTGCAAGTTAAAGCTGCAAATGTGGCAGGAGGCTATGGACAGCTGCAATGAG GCTCTGGAGCTGGACAACAGCAACACCAAGGCTCTTTTCCGCAGGGCTCAGGCCTGGCAGGGTCTCAAGGAGTTCAGTCAAGCCATG ACTGATCTGAAGACAGCTCAAGGAATAGCTCCAGAGGACAAAG CCATCAGCAACGAGATGAAGCGCGTACAACTCCAAGTCCAGCAGGAAAAGGAAAGAGAGAAGAAAATCTACGCCAAAATGTTTGCCTGA